The Teredinibacter sp. KSP-S5-2 genome includes a window with the following:
- a CDS encoding phage tail assembly protein, with translation MAARTQTPVARTEVTLQFPIFFEGKEHTQILIRRPKVRDMLGVEDSTSNDAQKEIDLFANLCECSPDLITELDMLDYAKLQETYQGFLSSKRKTPVKR, from the coding sequence ATGGCAGCACGCACTCAAACACCGGTTGCTCGAACAGAAGTGACCTTGCAATTTCCGATATTTTTTGAGGGAAAAGAACATACACAGATTTTGATTCGACGCCCGAAGGTAAGGGACATGCTCGGTGTGGAAGACAGTACGTCCAATGACGCCCAAAAAGAAATCGATTTGTTTGCCAATCTTTGTGAATGCTCGCCGGATTTAATTACTGAACTGGATATGTTGGACTACGCCAAGTTACAGGAAACCTATCAAGGTTTTTTATCTTCAAAGCGCAAGACGCCCGTAAAGCGTTAG